The Pseudochaenichthys georgianus chromosome 8, fPseGeo1.2, whole genome shotgun sequence genome has a segment encoding these proteins:
- the aspdh gene encoding aspartate dehydrogenase domain-containing protein, translated as MATSSPSQRIGVVGYGHLGQYLVERILKDGAPLGLTLAFVWNRNSDKLKGLVPDELILSDLSSFADRRCDVIVEVCHPQIVKDLGIQFLAQSHLLVGSPSALSDPDLNQKLRQAAQLHGRTLYVPSGALWGGQDIQRLNDSGGLKALFIRMSKHPSCFRLTGDVLSDWTEGEGRRVLFRGSVAELCPLAPNNVNTMAAAAVAAGTLGFTGVQGEIVSDTALSDFHVVEVEVTGPAGFSVHTVRRNPAKLGAVTGSATYTSFWNSLLVCKGHGGRVYLC; from the exons ATGGCAACCAGTTCTCCCTCCCAAAGGATCGGAGTTGTAGGATACGGACATCTAG GGCAGTACCTGGTGGAGAGGATCCTTAAAGATGGAGCTCCTCTCGGTCTCACGCTGGCTTTTGTTTGGAACAGGAATTCTGACAAGCTCAAAGGTTTAGTTCCTGATGAACTCATACTCAGTGACCTATCATCCTTTGCAGACAG GCGATGTGATGTGATTGTAGAGGTGTGCCATCCTCAGATAGTGAAGGATTTGGGGATTCAGTTCCTGGCTCAGTCTCATTTGTTG GTGGGCTCTCCCTCTGCCCTCTCAGATCCTGATCTCAACCAGAAGCTGCGTCAGGCGGCTCAGCTGCATGGTAGGACACTTTACGTCCCTAGTGGTGCCTTATGGGGAGGCCAGGACATCCAGAGGCTGAATGACAGTGGAGGCTTGAAG GCTTTGTTCATAAGAATGTCCAAGCATCCATCCTGCTTCCGGCTGACAGGAGACGTCCTCTCTGATTGGACGGAGGGAGAGGGCAGGCGTGTCTTGTTCAGAGGCTCAGTGGCAGAGTTGTGCCCACTTGCTCCAAACAATGTAAACAccatggcagcagcagcagtggcaGCAGGGACACTCGGCTTTACGGGGGTTCAGGGAGAGATAGTGTCCGACACAGC GTTAAGTGACTTCCatgtggtggaggtggaggtgacTGGGCCAGCTGGTTTCTCAGTGCACACAGTGAGGAGGAACCCAGCCAAACTGGGAGCTGTAACCGGCAGCGCAACATACACCTCCTTCTGGAATAGTTTACTGG TTTGCAAAGGTCACGGAGGCCGAGTCTACTTGTGCTGA
- the tmem86b gene encoding lysoplasmalogenase produces MDILDTHAYDRRQRRYTSCALFVSLLPFFLSTALYFYLWTPDSPGSIMSAAVKTAPALLLAAAVLSWNGGQSVLGVVGGLVCSAVGDWCLVWPEHFLHGMGAFAAAHLLYSFTFLSSNYSAYSASSSVCFRFLYLILFMIGGGFYIYIFPFLQTAPDSELLVPAVGIYVVLLAVMGALAIRSRHTATLLGSLSFMVSDLSLALQIFKATPPMEYGNALVMVTYYSAQLLIAVGDIKAVGNKDDFSKWKRS; encoded by the exons ATGGACATCCTTGACACTCATGCCTACGACAGGCGGCAGAGGAGATACACG TCTTGTGCTCTCTTTGTTTCTCTCCTGCCTTTCTTTTTGTCCACAGctttgtacttctacctttGGACTCCTGACTCCCCGGGGTCCATCATGTCTGCAGCCGTCAAAACGGCCCCCGCTCTGCTTCTGGCGGCAGCCGTGCTGAGCTGGAACGGAGGTCAGAGTGTGCTGGGTGTGGTGGGAGGACTGGTCTGCTCTGCTGTGGGGGACTGGTGCCTGGTGTGGCCTGAGCATTTTCTGCACG GAATGGGAGCGTTTGCTGCGGCTCACCTGCTCTACTCATTCACCTTCCTCTCCAGCAATTATTCAGCATATTCCGCTTCCTCTTCCGTCTGTTTTCGTTTTCTGTATCTTATCCTTTTTATGATAGGAGGAGGTTTTTACATCTACATATTTCCATTCCTGCAGACAGCTCCAGACTCAGAGCTACTGGTTCCAGCTGTGGGGATCTATGTTGTTTTGCTTGCTGTAATGGGGGCATTAGCCATCAGATCCCGCCACACAGCAACCCTGTTGGGGAGTTTGTCCTTCATGGTGTCCGACCTGTCGCTGGCTCTGCAGATTTTCAAGGCGACGCCGCCAATGGAGTACGGTAATGCTCTTGTCATGGTGACGTATTATTCTGCACAGTTACTAATAGCTGTGGGCGATATAAAGGCAGTGGGAAACAAGGATGACTTTTCAAAATGGAAGAGGTCCTAA
- the hspbp1 gene encoding hsp70-binding protein 1, whose amino-acid sequence MAENRQPKRYPQNLGGVLQLAVDAGSTAEGPSPIEPMSEERKLWLKGALAEVCKGQMDEVEQIKKCLEVLKHERDAENERGEEERGEEDEDERESIFDILSELCENLDNARDLMTLGGLDLSISQYLCHSRSGLRWRAAHLIASCAQNMPQVQIHLLKLGALPKLLQLTDSDPNPTVRVKALYAVSCLVREQEEGLKEFLSNDGYSVLMRGMQSDNEKLRTKSAFLLLNLLMAEPEQKDTVVSMGMVQQLVSVLRTPHSPVHEHVLGALCCLVEECPKGLKDCSTPALGLEELLKQRFKELKGKEESEEELEFCERLRGLCFHGPQADDNGMDR is encoded by the exons ATGGCAGAAAACAGACAGCCAAAAAGATATCCCCAGAACCTAGGGGGGGTTTTGCAGCTGGCTGTGGATGCTGGTTCAACCGCAGAGGGACCTTCTCCTATTGAGCCCATGTCAGAGGAG AGGAAACTGTGGCTGAAAGGTGCGCTCGCAGAAGTCTGCAAAGGACAGATGGATGAAGTGGAGCAAATTAAGAAGTGCTTGGAAGTCTTAAAACACGAGCGAGATGCTGAgaatgagagaggagaggaggaacgGGGCGAAGAAGATGAAGATGAGCGGGAATCAATCTTTGATATACTGTCAGAGTTGTGTGAGAATTTGGACAATGCTCGAG ACCTAATGACTCTTGGCGGACTGGATTTGAGCATCTCCCAGTATCTGTGTCATTCCCGAAGTGGACTGAGGTGGCGCGCTGCCCATCTCATCGCTTCCTGTGCCCAGAACATGCCGCAGGTGCAGATCCACTTGTTGAAACTCGGGGCGCTGCCGAAGCTGCTGCAGCTGACGGACTCAGACCCCAACCCCACCGTCAGAGTGAAGGCCCTTTACGCTGTGTCGT GTCTGGTTCGAGAACAGGAGGAAGGACTGAAGGAGTTCTTGTCCAACGATGGTTACTCTGTGCTGATGCGAGGGATGCAGTCGGACAACGAGAAGCTCAGGACCAAGTCGGCATTTCTTCTGCTCAACCTGCTGATGGCTGAACCCGAACAGAAAG ACACAGTTGTCTCCATGGGAATGGTTCAGCAGCTGGTATCTGTTCTCCGCACACCTCACTCACCTGTCCATGAACACGTGCTCGGTGCCCTCTGCTG TCTGGTGGAAGAGTGTCCGAAGGGCCTCAAAGACTGCAGTACTCCTGCTCTGGGTCTGGAGGAGTTACTCAAACAGCGATTCAAGGAGCTCAAAGGAAAAGAAGAGAGTGAG GAAGAACTTGAGTTCTGTGAGCGTTTGAGAGGCTTGTGTTTCCACGGGCCGCAGGCAGATGACAATGGGATGGATCGCTGA
- the tufm gene encoding elongation factor Tu, mitochondrial, with amino-acid sequence MASLLGLRACFSALQLTSPSLLHSSIRLSAVPLCRRTFAVEVKKTYTRDKPHVNIGTIGHVDHGKTTLTAAITKVLAEAGGASFKKYEEIDNAPEEKARGITINASHVEYTTANRHYAHTDCPGHADYVKNMITGTAQMDGCILVVAGTDGQMPQTREHILLARQIGVEHVVVFINKADVVDDKEMLELVEIEIRELLTEFGYDGENAPVVIGSALCALEDREPELGVNAVLNLLEKVDEYIPLPKRQLEKPFLLPVEGVCSIPGRGTVVTGTMERGIIKKGDECEFVGHNRSFKSVVTGIEMFHKSLDRAEAGDNLGALVRSLKREEVRRGMVMCKPGSIMPHRKIQAQVYILSKEEGGRHKPFVSNFMPLMFSLTWDMACRVTLPLDKDMVMPGEDTSLTLTLRQPMVLEKGQRFTLRDGSKTIGTGLVTDILPVTDEDLYNWG; translated from the exons ATGGCGTCGTTGCTGGGATTGCGCGCATGTTTCTCCG CCCTACAGCTGACTTCGCCGAGCCTCCTACACAGCTCCATTAGATTG TCTGCTGTGCCCCTTTGTCGGAGGACCTTTGCTGTAGAGGTGAAGAAGACATACACCAGAGACAAGCCCCATGTAAACATAGGAACAATTGGCCATGTGGATCACGGAAAGACCACCCTGACTGCAGCCATCACAAAAG TGCTTGCTGAAGCTGGTGGAGCTAGCTTTAAAAAGTACGAAGAAATTGACAATGCCCCCGAGGAGAAGGCCCGAGGAATCACCATCAACGCCTCTCATGTAGAATACACCACAGCCAACAGACATTACGCTCACACGGACTGTCCTGGTCATGCTGACTACGTCAAG AACATGATTACAGGCACAGCCCAGATGGACGGCTGCATCCTGGTGGTGGCGGGCACCGACGGCCAGATGCCTCAGACACGAGAGCACATCCTGTTGGCGCGGCAGATTGGCGTCGAGCACGTTGTTGTTTTCATCAATAAAGCCGACGTTGTGGATGACAAGGAGATGCTGGAGCTGGTGGAGATCGAGATCCGTGAGCTGCTCACAGAGTTCGGATACGATGGCGAAAACGCACCAGTTGTGATCGGATCGGCCCTCTGCGCCCTGGAG GACAGAGAGCCTGAACTCGGTGTGAATGCAGTGTTGAATCTGCTGGAGAAGGTGGACGAATACATCCCACTGCCCAAAAGACAGCTGGAAAAACCTTTTCTCCTCCCCGTTGAAGGAGTGTGTTCAATCCCAG GCAGAGGCACAGTGGTGACAGGCACTATGGAGAGGGGGATCATTAAGAAGGGAGACGAGTGTGAGTTTGTGGGTCACAACCGCAGCTTCAAGTCGGTGGTTACAg GTATCGAGATGTTCCACAAGTCTCTGGATCGGGCGGAGGCAGGAGATAATCTTGGCGCTCTGGTTAGAAGTTTGAAGAGAGAGGAGGTCAGGAGAGGGATGGTGATGTGCAAACCAGGATCCATCATGCCTCACAGGAAAATCCAGGCCCAG GTGTATATTCTGAGTAAGGAGGAGGGAGGCCGACACAAACCCTTCGTCTCCAACTTCATGCCCCTCATGTTCTCTCTGACCTGGGACATGGCCTGCAGGGTCACTCTGCCCTTGGACAAG GACATGGTGATGCCCGGGGAGGACACCTCCTTGACGCTCACGCTCCGTCAGCCGATGGTCCTGGAGAAAGGCCAGAGGTTCACTCTGAGAGACGGAAGCAAAACCATCGGCACCGGCCTGGTCACAGATATCCTGCCCGTTACAGATGAGGACCTTTACAACTGGGGCTGA